A DNA window from Anoplolepis gracilipes chromosome 13, ASM4749672v1, whole genome shotgun sequence contains the following coding sequences:
- the Glyrs gene encoding glycine--tRNA ligase encodes MQLLKRSLYCIARRTEAYHVFSNFLLTELPVRNVVTTASLLDFSRWGTKKANKKLKIALALDMTDPKVEEVLAPLRANVKELGDSIRKLKSDGAPELDIKKAVAELKLHKKILEDKELSLAPKHVTFNRARMEDLLKRRFYLDQSFAIYGGITGQYDFGPMGCSLKTNLINAWRNFFILEEQMLEVDCSILTPEPVLKASGHVDRFADVMVKDVKTGECFRLDHLIKAHLEKLICDKKTDEGTREDCRKILHTIDGMTESEMTHVLSKYDMKSPITGNDLSEPMEFNLMFGTQIGPSGLVKAFLRPETAQGIFVNFKRLLAFNQERLPFAAAQIGNAFRNEISPRSGLIRVREFTMAEIEHFCDPSDKSHPKFETVKEISLLLYSACNQMDGSSAQHVTIGEAVSSGLVANETLGYYIARIYQFLLKVGIDADRLRFRQHMSTEMAHYASDCWDAECLTSYGWIECVGCADRSAYDLKQHTEATGVKLVAEKKLPVPKTVDVCEIVPNKVLIGKTFKNLGKTILDMLAKLSEAEIVALEKHLKDNSEKELKLTDGTDVRITKDMIEVKRYQKTVHVEEIIPSVIEPSFGIGRIMYALFEHNFKTRVDDEKRTYFALPPVIAPLKCSVLPLSGNDEFVPFVKKLSQELTKVDISHKVDDSSGSIGRRYARTDEIAIPFGITIDFDTLKTPHSATLRDRDSMGQVRINLDELPGVVRDLSSGRITWAEVEIKYPKFEQQESTES; translated from the exons ATGCAGCTTCTCAAGCGCAGTTTGTACTGTATCGCCCGTAGAACAGAGGCGTACCACGTTTTCAGCAACTTTCTACTTACCGAGCTACCTGTCAGAAACGTCGTTACCACCGCTAGTTTACTCGATTTCAGCCGGTGGGGCACCAAAAAGGCGAACAAAAAGCTGAAGATTGCCCTCGCGCTCGATATGACGGATCCTAAAGTCGAGGAAGTCCTGGCGCCACTTCGTGCCAATGTCAAAGAGCTA GGTGACTCTATACGAAAGCTAAAATCTGACGGTGCTCCAGAATTGGACATCAAAAAAGCTGTGGCAGAATTGAAGTTGCACAAAAAGATATTAGAAGACAAGGAACTGTCTCTAGCTCCTAAACATGTAACATTTAATAGGGCGAGGATGGAGGATCTCTTAAAGCgtagattttatttagatcAATCCTTTGCTATTTATGGAGGTATCACTGGTCAGTATGATTTCGGGCCTATGGGTTGCTCATTGAAAACAAACTTGATAAATGCTTGgagaaatttctttatattggAAGAACAGATGCTTGAGGTTGATTGTTCCATTTTGACACCTGAACCGGTATTGAAGGCATCCGGTCACGTGGATCGATTCGCCGATGTGATGGTAAAAGACGTGAAAACCGGCGAGTGCTTTCGATTGGATCACTTAATTAAAGCACATCTGGAGAAACTAATTTGTGATAAGAAAACGGATGAAGGGACACGTGAGGactgtagaaaaattttgcacaCAATCGACGGCATGACGGAGAGCGAAATGACTCATGTTCTATCAAAATATGATATGAAATCACCAATTACTGGTAATGACTTATCAGAACCGATGGAATTCAACCTAATGTTTGGTACTCAAATTGGACCATCTGGTCTCGTCAAGGCTTTCTTAAGACCAGAGACGGCTCAAGGAATCTTCgtgaattttaaaagattgctGGCATTCAATCAGGAGCGGTTACCGTTTGCTGCAGCGCAGATTGGTAACGCTTTTAGGAACGAAATTTCGCCACGATCCGGTCTCATACGCGTCCGAGAATTCACCATGGCAGAGATCGAGCACTTCTGCGACCCGAGTGATAAAAGTCATCCCAAATTTGAGACAGTCAAAGAAATAAGCTTGCTGCTGTACTCGGCTTGCAATCAGATGGATGGCTCGAGCGCGCAACACGTCACTATAGGCGAGGCCGTCTCATCTGGCTTGGTAGCTAATGAAACATTAGGTTACTATATAGCTAGGATTTATCAGTTCCTATTGAAGGTTGGCATTGACGCGGATCGCTTACGATTCCGTCAGCACATGAGCACTGAAATGGCACATTATGCCTCTGACTGCTGGGACGCTGAATGTTTAACTTCATACGGATGGATAGAGTGTGTAGGATGTGCTGACCGATCTGCCTATGACTTAAAACAGCATACCGAGGCCACCGGCGTAAAACTAGTAGCGGAAAAGAAACTGCCTGTTCCGAAAACGGTGGATGTTTGTGAGATTGTACCAAACAAGGTACTGATCGGTAAAACTTTTAAGAATCTCGGTAAAACTATTCTAGACATGTTAGCAAAATTAAGTGAAGCTGAGATCGTGGCCCTCGAGAAACATCTTAAAGACAACAGTGAAAAAGAGTTGAAACTAACTGATGGTACTGACGTACGGATCACCAAAGACATGATAGAAGTAAAACGTTATCAAAAGACCGTTCATGTTGAGGAGATTATACCTTCAGTGATCGAGCCTTCCTTCGGCATCGGTCGCATTATGTACGCTTTGTttgaacataattttaaaacaagagTAGACGACGAGAAGAGAACATATTTTGCTCTCCCACCGGTAATAGCGCCGTTGAAGTGTTCAGTGTTGCCACTCAGTGGTAATGACGAATTCGTGccgtttgtaaaaaaattat CGCAAGAACTTACGAAAGTGGATATCTCACACAAAGTGGACGATTCTTCCGGTAGTATAGGACGTAGATATGCTCGTACTGATGAAATAGCAATACCATTTGGCATTACTATCGATTTTGACACCTTGAAGACACCACACAGTGCAACACTTAGAGATAGAGACAGCATGGGACAAGTGCGGAtaaac TTAGATGAATTGCCTGGCGTTGTAAGAGATCTTTCCTCTGGAAGGATTACTTGGGCAGAAGTGGAGATAAAATATCCCAAGTTTGAACAACAAGAATCAACAGAATCATAA